Proteins encoded together in one Chryseobacterium sp. G0201 window:
- a CDS encoding twin-arginine translocase TatA/TatE family subunit produces the protein MELSFGEMALIAVAIVVLFGPDKLPSIARDLGSGIRKMRGAVEDIKTEIMKETDNPVSEIKREIEKVKDAAKEYNPMKDMEKDFLPNQTESNETPKLKPADDETHEGPVSR, from the coding sequence ATGGAATTAAGCTTTGGAGAAATGGCATTGATCGCAGTTGCGATTGTTGTATTATTCGGACCGGATAAACTTCCTTCGATAGCGCGTGACTTAGGCTCGGGCATAAGAAAAATGCGTGGCGCAGTGGAAGATATCAAAACTGAAATAATGAAGGAAACAGATAATCCTGTTTCTGAGATTAAGCGTGAAATAGAGAAGGTAAAAGATGCTGCTAAAGAGTATAATCCTATGAAAGATATGGAAAAAGACTTTTTACCGAATCAAACCGAATCTAATGAAACGCCTAAGCTAAAGCCTGCCGATGATGAAACTCATGAAGGGCCAGTAAGCAGATAA
- the nhaA gene encoding Na+/H+ antiporter NhaA: MNLSIYFKKFFNSSQSSGIILIFCVLISLLIANSSLAENFQRFLDNEIGVNLFHLKYPVSIWINDGLMAVFFLLVGLEIKREMMEGELSSFKNASLPIFAAIGGMAIPAAIYTIFNVGTPYANGWGIPMATDIAFSLAIISMLGSKIPNSIKIFLAALAIVDDLGAILVIAIFYTEQIHWTYLLLSFGVTALLFLLNFLKVTKIIFYIIPGLFLWYFLHHSGIHATIAGVLLAFSIPTNASNVEISPLEKLEHTLHFPVSFLIMPIFALTNTNITFNNGMIEGLTSTLGLGIIGGLVVGKLIGINLFSFIAIKFKLSSLPQNSSWTQMIGVGFLAGIGFTMSIFIALLSFKEEIKIQDEAKFAILIASFLAAVLGYVILNLGSKKKEVIEN; this comes from the coding sequence ATGAATTTATCTATATATTTTAAAAAATTTTTCAATAGCAGTCAGTCATCAGGAATTATACTCATTTTTTGTGTATTAATTTCTTTATTGATCGCTAATTCTTCGTTGGCTGAAAACTTTCAGAGATTTTTAGATAATGAGATAGGAGTTAATCTTTTTCATTTAAAATATCCTGTCAGCATTTGGATCAATGATGGATTGATGGCGGTTTTCTTCCTATTGGTAGGCCTTGAAATCAAAAGAGAAATGATGGAAGGCGAACTTTCATCTTTTAAAAATGCTTCACTCCCAATTTTCGCAGCTATCGGAGGAATGGCAATTCCGGCGGCGATCTACACTATTTTTAATGTGGGAACTCCTTACGCAAATGGCTGGGGAATTCCGATGGCAACGGATATTGCTTTTTCTTTAGCAATCATTTCGATGTTGGGGAGTAAAATTCCAAATTCTATTAAAATATTTCTTGCCGCTTTAGCAATTGTTGATGATTTGGGGGCTATTTTAGTGATCGCTATTTTTTATACAGAACAAATTCACTGGACATATTTACTTCTATCTTTTGGAGTAACTGCTTTATTATTTTTATTAAATTTTTTAAAGGTTACAAAAATAATTTTCTACATTATTCCGGGACTCTTTTTGTGGTATTTCCTTCACCATTCAGGAATTCATGCGACAATTGCGGGAGTTTTATTAGCATTTTCGATTCCAACAAATGCTTCTAATGTAGAAATTTCTCCTTTAGAAAAGTTAGAACACACATTACATTTTCCGGTGAGCTTTCTTATCATGCCGATATTTGCTTTAACCAATACCAATATTACTTTTAATAATGGGATGATCGAAGGTCTTACAAGCACATTAGGTTTAGGGATAATTGGCGGTTTGGTTGTAGGAAAATTGATCGGAATTAATTTATTCTCCTTTATTGCTATAAAATTCAAGCTAAGTTCACTTCCTCAAAACAGCTCATGGACGCAAATGATAGGCGTCGGCTTCTTAGCAGGAATTGGTTTTACGATGTCAATTTTCATTGCACTTCTTTCCTTCAAAGAAGAAATTAAAATTCAGGATGAAGCTAAATTTGCTATTTTGATTGCTTCTTTTCTGGCTGCCGTTTTAGGGTATGTAATTTTAAATTTAGGATCTAAAAAGAAGGAAGTTATAGAGAATTAA
- a CDS encoding phosphatase PAP2 family protein: MEEIIQEDKKVFLFLNNLGDSSFDQFWMLISSTWIWVPLYIIFLYFLYKNYKLRSLVFILLFIAIGATVSDQLASIFKYGVARLRPCHDPTLEHHMRIVKCGGQFGFYSAHASNTFFLATYLSILLKKKLNWFPYAIFVWAVVVAYSRIYLGVHFPIDILVGAFVGLLLGVIFGALAKKVINKQNITS; the protein is encoded by the coding sequence ATGGAAGAAATTATTCAGGAAGATAAGAAGGTCTTTTTGTTTCTCAATAATTTGGGAGATTCTTCTTTTGATCAGTTTTGGATGTTGATTTCCAGCACTTGGATCTGGGTTCCGCTTTACATTATATTTCTTTATTTTTTATACAAAAATTACAAACTAAGGTCTTTAGTTTTTATCCTTTTATTTATTGCAATAGGAGCTACGGTTTCTGATCAGTTGGCCAGTATTTTCAAGTACGGTGTGGCTAGATTAAGACCTTGTCATGATCCTACTTTAGAGCATCACATGAGAATCGTGAAATGTGGCGGACAGTTCGGATTTTATTCTGCACATGCTTCCAATACTTTCTTTTTGGCAACTTATTTAAGTATTTTATTGAAAAAGAAGCTCAATTGGTTTCCTTATGCTATATTTGTGTGGGCTGTGGTTGTAGCATACAGCCGAATTTATTTAGGTGTGCATTTCCCGATAGATATTTTGGTGGGGGCGTTTGTTGGACTTTTATTGGGAGTGATATTTGGTGCACTTGCCAAAAAAGTAATCAATAAACAAAATATAACCTCATGA
- a CDS encoding YihY/virulence factor BrkB family protein, producing the protein MNLKIPSFILKIQKFFDDIHIPVLGISLWEMFQIYITGIFKGKIGRKAASISWSFTISLFPFLLFLLSVLPYMPHYDKLQFYIFEVLIHNVFPSNMENDVRGYIENNIIPNMKGISNLTIVLALVFATNGTFSLINGFNENSDEKLTDVKEFILSFFITIGFITIVFLALFGVYYVEVVVKLFAPVDNISWLVKNLSSIIGFVSFPLFYFILLTMFYWLGTVKIARFRQAVPGAILTTILFVITTYFFALYVKNIARYNVLYGSIGSMILLMVWVNVNVYLLLFGNELNMALRKLRVEKLLSDELKKEEPGYYSNNTGPNLKSDGK; encoded by the coding sequence ATGAATCTTAAAATTCCCAGCTTCATTCTAAAAATTCAGAAATTCTTTGATGATATACACATTCCTGTATTGGGAATTTCGCTTTGGGAGATGTTTCAAATCTACATTACGGGTATCTTTAAAGGAAAAATTGGACGAAAAGCGGCATCAATTTCCTGGAGTTTTACGATAAGTTTATTTCCGTTTTTACTTTTCTTATTGTCGGTTTTGCCGTATATGCCACATTATGACAAACTTCAGTTTTATATTTTTGAGGTTCTGATCCACAATGTTTTTCCATCCAATATGGAAAATGATGTGAGAGGTTATATCGAAAACAATATTATTCCTAATATGAAGGGAATCAGTAATTTAACAATTGTTTTGGCTTTGGTTTTTGCAACAAACGGTACCTTTTCTCTGATCAATGGATTTAATGAAAATTCTGATGAAAAATTAACGGATGTAAAAGAATTTATCCTCTCATTTTTTATTACCATTGGCTTTATTACGATTGTTTTTCTGGCTCTTTTTGGGGTTTATTATGTGGAAGTTGTAGTGAAATTATTTGCTCCTGTTGATAATATCTCGTGGTTGGTGAAAAATCTCTCCAGCATTATCGGATTTGTCTCGTTTCCTTTGTTTTATTTTATTCTTTTGACCATGTTTTACTGGTTGGGTACTGTAAAAATTGCAAGATTCAGACAGGCAGTTCCGGGTGCAATTTTAACAACTATTCTGTTTGTCATTACAACCTATTTTTTCGCACTATATGTTAAAAATATTGCAAGATATAATGTTTTGTATGGATCGATCGGAAGTATGATTTTGTTGATGGTCTGGGTAAATGTAAACGTTTATCTTCTTTTGTTTGGAAATGAACTTAACATGGCGCTCAGAAAACTAAGAGTGGAGAAGTTGTTGTCTGATGAGCTTAAAAAAGAAGAGCCAGGATATTATTCAAATAATACTGGGCCTAATTTAAAAAGTGATGGGAAGTAA
- a CDS encoding 23S rRNA (pseudouridine(1915)-N(3))-methyltransferase RlmH: protein MRINLLCIGKTDDKEITSLINYYLTRLPKHWNFEIIEIPDVKNAKNLSPDLLKKEEAKLFSNHIDKNDLVVILDEKGKQFTSREFSQKIDTWMNSSVKKIHILIGGAYGFSEEIYTRANEKMSLSKMTFTHQMIRLFIVEQLYRADQILQGKPYHND from the coding sequence ATGCGTATCAATTTACTCTGCATTGGCAAAACGGATGATAAAGAAATCACTTCTTTGATCAATTATTACCTTACTCGCCTTCCCAAACACTGGAATTTTGAAATTATTGAAATTCCGGATGTAAAAAATGCCAAAAACCTTTCTCCAGATCTTTTGAAAAAAGAAGAAGCAAAGCTATTCTCTAATCATATCGATAAAAATGATCTGGTTGTGATTTTAGATGAAAAAGGAAAACAATTCACAAGCAGAGAGTTTTCTCAAAAAATAGACACCTGGATGAATTCTTCAGTGAAAAAAATTCATATTTTAATTGGTGGGGCTTATGGTTTTTCAGAAGAAATATACACCAGAGCCAATGAAAAAATGTCATTATCTAAAATGACATTTACGCACCAGATGATCCGGTTATTTATTGTTGAACAACTGTATCGTGCAGACCAAATTTTACAGGGAAAACCTTATCATAACGATTAA
- a CDS encoding tetratricopeptide repeat protein, with translation MKKHLLILALAFSSLNFYAQDAKMAEECFKKADYKCAEEQYSKLAEKEQIQKFQSDYYNYLGTSQRRLGKTALAFKSYEAALRANPVSASVYANLASLNSQRGSKAKALEYIDKGLQIEPENVDMYLTRSKIYESQGKKDLASKDLNQILSFAADNIYAKTGLANLKKNSGDLEGALKDYNQLISEKPESLLYNGRADVYLKMKKSKEALVDVNKAISIDPKFSQSYVTKALILFDAAKPKEACTTLDKAVSLGYEKGLLADYYAKCVTPAK, from the coding sequence ATGAAAAAACATTTATTAATTCTGGCATTAGCCTTTTCCTCATTAAATTTTTACGCTCAAGATGCTAAAATGGCCGAAGAATGCTTTAAAAAAGCAGACTACAAATGTGCAGAAGAGCAGTATTCTAAACTCGCTGAAAAAGAACAGATTCAGAAATTTCAATCTGATTATTATAACTATTTAGGAACTTCACAGAGAAGATTAGGAAAGACTGCATTGGCTTTTAAATCCTATGAAGCTGCATTGAGAGCAAATCCTGTATCCGCTTCTGTGTATGCTAATTTGGCTTCATTAAACAGCCAAAGAGGAAGCAAAGCAAAAGCTCTGGAATACATCGATAAAGGTCTTCAGATAGAGCCTGAAAATGTTGATATGTATTTAACACGTTCTAAAATCTATGAAAGTCAGGGAAAGAAAGATCTTGCTTCAAAAGATTTAAACCAGATTTTAAGTTTTGCAGCTGATAATATTTACGCTAAAACCGGATTAGCCAATCTTAAAAAGAATAGTGGAGATCTGGAAGGTGCTTTAAAAGATTATAATCAGTTAATTTCCGAAAAGCCCGAATCTCTTTTATACAACGGAAGAGCGGATGTTTATCTTAAAATGAAAAAATCGAAAGAAGCGCTTGTTGATGTTAACAAAGCTATTTCAATAGACCCAAAATTCTCTCAATCTTACGTTACAAAAGCTTTGATCTTGTTTGATGCTGCAAAACCAAAAGAAGCTTGTACTACTTTGGATAAAGCGGTAAGTTTAGGTTACGAAAAAGGTCTTCTTGCAGATTATTATGCTAAATGTGTAACGCCTGCAAAATAA
- a CDS encoding tRNA (cytidine(34)-2'-O)-methyltransferase has product MLNIVLVEPEIPNNTGNIGRLCVGTESRLHLIHPFGFIINDKNLKRSGLDYWVHLDVSEYADVDEWIQQIPDKSRVFLMSSHAEKSYLETDFQDGDWLVFGKESMGLSKDVLSRFDNHLTIPMSNLIRSFNIANSVAFVVGEAKRQIGLKV; this is encoded by the coding sequence ATGTTAAACATTGTTCTCGTAGAACCTGAAATACCGAATAATACAGGAAATATCGGACGATTATGTGTGGGTACAGAAAGTAGATTGCACTTAATTCATCCCTTTGGATTTATAATTAATGATAAAAACCTGAAACGTTCAGGTTTAGATTATTGGGTTCATCTTGATGTTTCAGAATATGCAGATGTTGATGAATGGATTCAGCAAATTCCGGATAAATCGCGTGTTTTTTTGATGAGTTCTCATGCTGAGAAATCCTATTTGGAAACTGATTTTCAGGATGGTGACTGGCTTGTCTTCGGAAAAGAAAGCATGGGGTTGAGTAAAGATGTTTTATCTCGTTTTGATAATCATTTAACGATCCCGATGTCAAATTTAATCCGAAGTTTTAATATTGCCAATTCTGTAGCTTTTGTGGTGGGTGAAGCAAAAAGACAGATTGGTTTAAAAGTTTAA
- a CDS encoding TCR/Tet family MFS transporter: MENSRKKAAIGFIFITLLIDITGWGIIIPVVPKLIEELIHADISEAAKYGGWLGFAYAFTQFIFSPVVGNLSDKYGRRPIILISLFGFAIDYIFLALAPTIWWLFLGRIIAGITGASVTTASAYIADISTDEDRAKNFGLIGAAFGLGFIIGPVLGGVLGHYGARVPFYAAAGLCLLNFLYGYFILPESLDKDKRREFDWKRANPVGSFKFLGKHPEISGLIVALILIYIAGHAVQSNWSFFTMYKFSWTERMVGISLGVVGLLVGLVQGVLIRWTTPRLGEHKSIYYGLALYALGMLLFAFATEGWMMFAFLIPYCLGGICGPALQSVITKSVPANEQGELQGALTSLMSATSIVGPPMMTNLFYYFTHDEAPFKFSGAPFFLAFLLMTASVVATYYAFQKNKIK; the protein is encoded by the coding sequence ATGGAAAATTCAAGGAAAAAAGCGGCCATAGGCTTTATATTTATAACGCTGTTGATTGACATTACAGGATGGGGAATCATCATTCCTGTTGTTCCCAAATTAATTGAGGAACTTATTCATGCAGACATCAGTGAAGCTGCCAAATATGGTGGCTGGTTAGGTTTTGCGTATGCTTTTACTCAATTTATATTTTCACCCGTTGTTGGAAATTTAAGTGATAAATATGGACGAAGACCTATTATTTTGATCTCTCTTTTCGGTTTTGCGATAGATTATATTTTCCTTGCGTTAGCTCCAACAATTTGGTGGCTCTTTTTAGGACGTATCATTGCTGGAATTACTGGAGCGAGCGTCACAACAGCCAGTGCTTACATTGCAGATATTTCTACGGATGAAGACCGAGCTAAAAACTTTGGTTTAATTGGAGCTGCTTTTGGATTAGGTTTCATTATTGGACCTGTTTTGGGTGGAGTTTTAGGACATTATGGAGCGAGAGTTCCTTTCTATGCGGCTGCAGGTTTGTGTTTGCTTAATTTCCTTTATGGATATTTCATTCTTCCCGAAAGTTTAGATAAAGATAAGCGTAGAGAATTTGATTGGAAACGTGCAAATCCTGTCGGATCATTTAAATTTTTAGGAAAGCATCCCGAAATTTCAGGATTGATTGTTGCCTTAATTTTAATCTATATTGCAGGACACGCTGTACAAAGTAATTGGAGTTTCTTTACAATGTATAAATTCAGCTGGACAGAAAGAATGGTCGGAATTTCCCTCGGAGTAGTTGGATTATTAGTAGGATTGGTTCAGGGAGTTTTAATAAGATGGACAACCCCAAGGCTAGGTGAACATAAAAGTATCTATTACGGATTAGCATTATACGCACTCGGAATGTTGTTATTTGCCTTTGCGACAGAAGGTTGGATGATGTTTGCTTTCCTGATCCCTTATTGCTTAGGTGGAATTTGTGGACCCGCACTTCAGTCGGTGATTACGAAAAGTGTTCCGGCAAATGAGCAGGGTGAGCTTCAGGGAGCATTAACGAGTTTGATGAGTGCAACTTCTATTGTTGGTCCCCCGATGATGACAAATCTGTTTTATTATTTTACGCATGATGAAGCACCTTTTAAATTCTCAGGAGCACCGTTTTTCCTAGCATTTTTATTGATGACAGCAAGTGTAGTTGCTACCTATTATGCTTTTCAAAAAAATAAAATAAAGTAA